A single Nicotiana tabacum cultivar K326 chromosome 5, ASM71507v2, whole genome shotgun sequence DNA region contains:
- the LOC107793162 gene encoding uncharacterized protein LOC107793162 yields MAKISVAVLFLLFTLSFARIPVSQPENDVMHLKLPSENDVIRPEHLNTLQEFEDSAPILSLPKNADNEETHSVHTLPLTLVKFRLRSNLPFRLCRHHFHHRDPVSRRQIPYGNDKILSSGKNIDFDKFAYRVGVRELPSDRVNFHHYHHDNEDDDHKEEKISKFLDKREKLGKISKFLDDDRVKFGKKKLKRQNQFQAHRFDKDDDIEDDKRSKLDAKYYGEDQFSFDRMKLRKHFHYRDAAEEEEEEKAKWHKRGKKKGGFMRSIRKFLHHYFD; encoded by the coding sequence ATGGCGAAAATCTCCGTCGCCGTACTTTTCCTCTTATTTACGCTTTCCTTTGCTCGTATTCCTGTAAGTCAACCGGAAAATGACGTCATGCACCTCAAACTCCCTTCAGAAAATGACGTCATCCGCCCCGAACATCTTAATACTCTACAGGAATTCGAGGATTCGGCGCCTATTCTTAGCCTTCCTAAAAACGCCGATAACGAAGAGACTCACTCCGTCCATACGTTGCCGTTGACCTTAGTCAAATTCCGGCTCCGATCTAACCTACCGTTCCGCCTATGTCGCCACCATTTCCACCACCGGGATCCGGTATCACGGCGTCAGATCCCTTACGGTAATGACAAAATACTCTCTTCCGGCAAAAACATTGACTTTGATAAGTTTGCATACCGTGTCGGCGTGCGTGAACTTCCATCGGATCGGGTCAATTTTCACCACTACCATCACGATAACGAAGACGATGATCACAAAGAGGAGAAGATCTCGAAGTTTCTCGACAAGCGCGAGAAGCTTGGTAAGATCTCGAAGTTTCTAGACGATGATCGCGTGAAGTTTGGTAAAAAGAAATTGAAACGTCAAAATCAATTCCAGGCTCATCGATTTGATAAAGATGATGATATTGAGGATGACAAAAGATCAAAGCTTGATGCTAAGTATTATGGTGAAGACCAATTTAGCTTTGATAGAATGAAATTGAGGAAGCATTTTCATTATCGCGATgctgctgaagaagaagaagaagaaaaagctaAGTGGCATAAGAGGGGAAAAAAGAAAGGTGGATTCATGAGAAGTATTCGCAAGTTTTTGCATCACTACTTCGATTGA